From the genome of Colwellia psychrerythraea 34H, one region includes:
- a CDS encoding helix-turn-helix transcriptional regulator, with product MEMKIKADKIIHERKIRAWSQQHLADASAVSLRTIQRVENNGSGSLETIKSLASCFELDVSKLFETEVSLIKNQSNKSPNETTKIVVIISFVVAILSSVFFLTPSSIASEVIIKSQKMQVSANKDSQVYSSNVEIFLPNKVIFEVLIDSKWETKTPSIASGSVKIYLEHSVVFIDKAIITRVESGTKITTDYAKFTKL from the coding sequence ATGGAAATGAAGATAAAGGCTGATAAAATTATACATGAGCGAAAAATAAGAGCTTGGAGTCAACAACATTTAGCTGATGCGAGTGCAGTTAGTTTGAGGACAATACAAAGAGTTGAAAATAACGGTTCGGGTTCTTTAGAAACAATAAAATCATTAGCATCTTGCTTTGAATTAGATGTAAGTAAGCTTTTTGAAACTGAAGTATCGCTAATTAAAAACCAATCGAACAAATCCCCTAACGAAACAACAAAAATAGTGGTCATTATTTCTTTCGTAGTAGCTATATTGAGTAGTGTTTTTTTCCTAACACCATCATCCATAGCCTCAGAAGTAATAATTAAATCACAAAAAATGCAAGTATCCGCTAATAAGGACTCTCAAGTTTACAGTAGTAATGTTGAAATATTTTTGCCGAACAAGGTGATTTTTGAAGTCTTAATTGATTCCAAATGGGAAACAAAAACACCGTCAATTGCTAGCGGGAGTGTCAAGATTTACTTAGAGCATTCAGTTGTTTTTATTGATAAGGCAATAATTACCAGAGTGGAAAGTGGAACGAAAATCACGACTGATTATGCGAAATTTACCAAATTATAA
- a CDS encoding GNAT family N-acetyltransferase: MINKLDNLNEEVANQIFTVFQNSYKIEAQLIGTLNFPPLLRSAKDIENSKTLFYGFSENECLAAVIEIVLENKQLDINSLTVDPNYFRKGIANKLITYILDKFYFSEAIVETAVVNTPAINLYKKHGFVEFKRWIPSHGIEKLAMSVKATL, encoded by the coding sequence ATGATTAATAAACTTGATAATTTGAATGAAGAGGTTGCAAACCAAATTTTCACTGTATTTCAGAATTCTTATAAAATTGAAGCTCAACTTATAGGTACTCTCAATTTTCCTCCTCTATTGAGAAGTGCTAAAGATATAGAAAATTCAAAAACATTATTCTATGGCTTTAGTGAGAATGAATGTCTCGCTGCAGTTATAGAGATTGTTCTAGAAAACAAACAGTTAGATATTAATAGTTTAACTGTTGACCCTAATTATTTTAGGAAAGGTATCGCAAACAAATTAATAACCTATATTCTAGATAAATTTTATTTTTCAGAAGCCATTGTTGAAACGGCCGTTGTAAATACTCCAGCAATCAATTTATACAAGAAACATGGCTTCGTTGAATTCAAAAGATGGATTCCATCTCATGGCATTGAAAAACTAGCAATGTCAGTTAAAGCAACGTTATGA
- a CDS encoding GNAT family N-acetyltransferase: MCINIRLEKTRDIQSIHAITIAAFLDAPHTDHTEQFIVDALRDSGALSVSLIAEDSSKIIGHVALSPVTISDGSKDWYGLGPISVVPTDQNKGIGSKLMHAALRELNNLNANGCVLLGDPNYYRRFGFEPIGGLVLPDVPPEYFQATLLKGSYPTGVVTYHESFSAQS; this comes from the coding sequence GTGTGTATTAATATTCGACTAGAAAAAACTCGCGATATTCAAAGTATTCATGCAATTACTATTGCTGCATTCCTTGATGCACCACATACAGACCACACGGAGCAATTTATTGTAGATGCATTGAGAGATTCCGGAGCGTTATCAGTTTCACTTATTGCTGAAGACTCATCTAAAATAATTGGCCATGTTGCTTTGTCGCCAGTTACTATCTCGGATGGTTCAAAAGATTGGTATGGTTTGGGACCAATTTCTGTTGTTCCAACTGACCAAAATAAGGGAATAGGCTCTAAGCTAATGCATGCAGCTCTTAGAGAATTGAATAATCTCAACGCTAATGGTTGTGTACTACTTGGTGATCCCAATTACTATCGTCGATTTGGTTTTGAGCCCATAGGTGGCTTAGTGCTCCCTGATGTTCCACCCGAATATTTTCAAGCAACATTACTTAAAGGTTCTTACCCGACAGGCGTTGTTACATATCATGAGTCCTTTTCAGCGCAGAGCTAA